The Nitrospira sp. sequence GGGCAAAGCCATCCACGGGTCGGCTTGTGGAGCGCCTTTTCTAGCATGTCGTCAGAACGGGGTCAATTGCGCGATCCTGTCTTTCTTTGGTTCCAACAGTTCTGCTAGAATAAAAATTCGGTTAGTGATGGTTGAATCGTAACTTGACAAAGGAGCACGGTGGTTATGGCGGAGTTATCGTGTGTGACATGCGGGCAAACCGGCGAGGCGATTACGGCTCCCCTATTTCTCGGCAAGCTTGAATCAGAGGTCAAGAGCAAGGTCTGTATAAACTGCTGGAAAAAGTGGGAAGGCATGCGCGTGATGGTCATCAATGAATATCAAGTCAACCTCGGTGATGAGAGCGGTCGTGAACTCGTTCGCAAACAGATGAAGGCCTTCCTGAAACTAGGGGAACAGGTTGACTCATCAAAGGTCGCAGAGAATTATCGCCCGCCAAGCAACTGAAATAGACGTTCCATTCAAGAAGCGCGCTGGGAGACCAACCTGTAAGTTTTCTCTGCATTGTCGCTGAGTTCGTTGACATCATGAATTCGAAAGTGTTACGGTGGGCTGCTATCCGTTACGTAGAACTGTGTGGTGAACAGGTGGGCGGATGATTACGCAGATGCAGGTCAAGGGGCTCATGTTCGACCCCTACAACAATGCGTATATCGTCATTCTTCGGGACGATGAGCAAGCGGAAATGCTTCCTATCTGGGTTGGAAAATCCGAAGCCAGTTCGATCAGCCTGGCGCTCGAAAATGTCGCCCCGCCTCGCCCGATGACCCATGACTTCATGAAGTCGTATCTGGACGCATTTAACGCCAAGATCATCAGTGTGGTCATTACAGATCTGAGCGAGAACACGTACTTTGCCAAAGTGCATTTGACCTATGCAGATTCCGAATATACCGTCGATTCCCGTCCGAGTGACGCCATCGCCCTTGCGCTCAGGACCCAAGCTCCCATTTTTGCGAGCGAGTCCGTGATTCGAAAACAGAGCTCGGAAGAACTCGATCAGTGGTTGGAGAATCTCAAACCCGAGGACTTTGGAAAGCTGGATTCTTGACGGATCGCCTGGTTTTATGGAAGAACACTCGCCTCAATCGCCGGAGCCGTTGATTCAGCTCACCGTCAATCGCGTCGTTGAAGACTCGAATACGGACACGCGGATCGTCGTGTTGGCCCGAGCGGACGGCGGATCGGAACAGTTCATGGTATGGGTCGGAGCTTCCGAGGGTGAAGCGATCAGGCGCGCGTTGGATACATCGATGACCCCACGACCCATGAGCCACGATTTAATCAAAAGTTTCGGAGAACATCTGGGCATCAAGACGGAGCGAGTGGTTCTGACGGATGTGAAGAGCAGCACCTACTATGCGACCGTCTTCCTCGCAAACAAAGGAGTCGCACGAACGATCGACTCTCGGCCGAGTGATGCCATCGCCTTGGCCCTGCGATGCCAAGCACCTATTTATGTCACTCAGGATGTATGGAAAAGGCGAAGCGGCCAAAATCTCGATGCCTGGTTGTCGAGGCTGGAAACGAAGAATATCGGTGCTGGGGAAGTCTAACTCCTTCTTAATGTTGCAACGTTAACGCAGTGGAGAAGAAAAAGATGATGACGTACTTGGAAAAACCGACAGAGGTGAAAGAAACATGGCATCTTGTGGATGCCGAAGGGAAAACCCTGGGCCGGCTGGCCGCAAGGGTGGCGAGTGTCTTACGGGGGAAGCATCGGCCGACATTCACCCCGAATGTCGATCTGGGTGATCATGTGGTCATCGTGAATGCGGAGAAGATCCAGTTGACCGGCGGAAAGATGGAAACCAAACTGTACCGCCGTCACACGGGATATCCAGGGGGTCTTAAGACCGCTTCCGCCGAGCACCTGTTTCGAAAAGACCCTACACAACTCCTGACCAAAGCGATCAAGGGTATGCTTCCCAAAACGCCGCTTGGCAATGGTATGGCGCGAAAACTCCGTGTCTATGTCGGACCTGACCATCCGCATCAGGCGCAGCGTCCTGAGCCTATTGCTCTCTAGAGATTCATTTCATAACAGAAGGAGACGAGTCGCATGGCAGTGGTGACACAATACGCAACAGGACGGAGAAAGTGTGCAATCGCCAGAGCCTGGGTAACGGGAACCGCGGGCGACATCATTGTGAACGATAAGCCGTTGGAAAAGGCGTTTCCTCGTCTTACCCTTCGGCAAATCATCCAGCTGCCGCTTGAAATGGCCGGTCTCATGGGCAAATACTCGATCAGCGCCACAGTCTATGGAGGCGGACCGACCGGACAAGCCGGTGCGCTCCGTCATGCCATCGCGCGAGCCCTCGTTGCGATGACCCCCTCGACACGCAGCCCATTGAAAAAGGAAGGGCTGCTCACTCGTGACTCACGGGTGAAGGAACGCAAGAAGTACGGGCAGAAAGGCGCCCGAAAGCGATTCCAGTACTCCAAGCGCTAGGCACAGGAGCCAACGTTCCAAAAGGGGAAGGCTCCATGCCTTCCCCTTTTTTGTGTCTTCGTCAGATGGGTGGGCGTCGGTTCTCGCTGGATTCTAACTGATGACCAAGAAATTCCGAATCGCCATTGCGGGTGCCAGTGGATATGCCGGCGCAGAGCTTGTTCGGCTCGCTGCAGGCCATCCCTATTTTACGATCACCGCAGTAACCTCTGAAAAGTCGGCGGGACAGTTGATCTCCTCGGTCTTCCCCAGCCTGAAGGGAATCGTGGAGCATCGATTCGAAGCCATGGAGCCGGCAGCGTTGGCGGAGCGAGCGGACGCCATTTTTCTCGCGCTTCCCCACACCAAATCTCAGGACGCCGTGGCAATCTGTCTCAAGGCCGGCAAACTGGTCGTTGACCTCAGCGCGGACTATCGGCTGAAGGACGTCGGCACCTATGAAAAGTGGTATCAGACTTCGCATGCGCACCCGCAGCTGTTGCTGGAAGCGGTTTATGGCTTGCCGGAACTCCATCGCGCCGCAATCACCACGGCGAAGTTGGTCGCCTCGCCGGGATGTTATCCCACGGCGGCGGTCTTACAATTGGCGCCTCTCTTTGCCAAAGGACTCGTGCAGCCCGGGACGGTGGTGATCGATGCCAAATCCGGCGTGTCGGGCGCCGGTCGGAGTCCAGCCCTTGCCTATCATTTCCCCGAAGCGCATGAATCATTGGAGCCGTATAAGATCGGGCAGCATCGTCATATTCCTGAAATCGAACAAGAACTTTCCGGA is a genomic window containing:
- a CDS encoding N-acetyl-gamma-glutamyl-phosphate reductase, encoding MTKKFRIAIAGASGYAGAELVRLAAGHPYFTITAVTSEKSAGQLISSVFPSLKGIVEHRFEAMEPAALAERADAIFLALPHTKSQDAVAICLKAGKLVVDLSADYRLKDVGTYEKWYQTSHAHPQLLLEAVYGLPELHRAAITTAKLVASPGCYPTAAVLQLAPLFAKGLVQPGTVVIDAKSGVSGAGRSPALAYHFPEAHESLEPYKIGQHRHIPEIEQELSGFKDMAESVTVTFTPHLVPMNRGILSTAYCTLAEPMDLSDLRNLYREFYKGERFVRFYEDGVPNPRYIKGTNYCDIGVYTDGRAGRVITVAAVDNLVKGAAGQAIQAMNLMLGIPEDTGLTAPGSYP
- the rpsI gene encoding 30S ribosomal protein S9 is translated as MAVVTQYATGRRKCAIARAWVTGTAGDIIVNDKPLEKAFPRLTLRQIIQLPLEMAGLMGKYSISATVYGGGPTGQAGALRHAIARALVAMTPSTRSPLKKEGLLTRDSRVKERKKYGQKGARKRFQYSKR
- a CDS encoding bifunctional nuclease family protein, coding for MEEHSPQSPEPLIQLTVNRVVEDSNTDTRIVVLARADGGSEQFMVWVGASEGEAIRRALDTSMTPRPMSHDLIKSFGEHLGIKTERVVLTDVKSSTYYATVFLANKGVARTIDSRPSDAIALALRCQAPIYVTQDVWKRRSGQNLDAWLSRLETKNIGAGEV
- the rplM gene encoding 50S ribosomal protein L13 translates to MMTYLEKPTEVKETWHLVDAEGKTLGRLAARVASVLRGKHRPTFTPNVDLGDHVVIVNAEKIQLTGGKMETKLYRRHTGYPGGLKTASAEHLFRKDPTQLLTKAIKGMLPKTPLGNGMARKLRVYVGPDHPHQAQRPEPIAL
- a CDS encoding Fe(2+)-trafficking protein codes for the protein MAELSCVTCGQTGEAITAPLFLGKLESEVKSKVCINCWKKWEGMRVMVINEYQVNLGDESGRELVRKQMKAFLKLGEQVDSSKVAENYRPPSN
- a CDS encoding bifunctional nuclease family protein, which gives rise to MITQMQVKGLMFDPYNNAYIVILRDDEQAEMLPIWVGKSEASSISLALENVAPPRPMTHDFMKSYLDAFNAKIISVVITDLSENTYFAKVHLTYADSEYTVDSRPSDAIALALRTQAPIFASESVIRKQSSEELDQWLENLKPEDFGKLDS